A single Oncorhynchus tshawytscha isolate Ot180627B linkage group LG01, Otsh_v2.0, whole genome shotgun sequence DNA region contains:
- the pik3ap1 gene encoding phosphoinositide 3-kinase adapter protein 1 isoform X2, protein MSGFHSTCELLIVHSSEAQEWAMYLQKILKSSRKFPKRSIVLYAVDCADQLHGCDLNIFHNSKCIVLLLTAAFLDILDDPEVLATFQRLLHPPHRVVALLCGISEDDISTEWFEDWQSWRKLYPEDEPALYISTILQSIADSNTEEAGHDVEAMATTEAKIPVVQNPKAEGTEDESVTEPECVQDESDNVRTEVHPSQATSPTNPACLTVQPNRVLCGDHATIFIIFSNKLDNQLKMEVEFSSKDSAAKRVLGILENEYTISVNAPDMPAGEVSLTLHGNDSPVCLSPVTYYTAMGEVSRYLELAAAPMDFMCQAFNITSNATESLDNMLTDSLKGRIPASGIHVFGIRQIEKDNMAAYQRKQELPTLLHFAAKYGLKKLTTVLLQCPGALQAYSVMNKNGDYPNTLAERSGFSDLRQFMDDFVETADMLKSHIKESISAEEDEDVYESTSNSSRDIIMKYSLNPGCQEDIYESMMGLSPDYMEDLYEDMEKALGESHNPEEIILRKFFQGKPDAGVAQVGEHTANEEVEEPEGFEEEDPYNMCAQDQIYDTVDENVTYIPDILNRPPAPIPRPVTFSEPEESKTYISRVFSGNEESNPQRNLREVPSNTVRPVSDRGATSSSHDPYAGMKTPGQRQLIALQEKVKVGVLSVDDAVQEFKTWQLDQDRRSQSLRYQQENLKRLRDSISRRHKEREKIGKEIGLEISAPLQRNINWGSNMAVECSVYEPAPQVMTETPPVAQPIQRSTWKTGSTSSTSSSGSNRLSTHSNMSYSSGTEPEFEDTVDFIPLPPRPPRIAESAPLLPPPRIPPRLPDRASESLLLEHYTSCPSRALPKTPTQRTTFPPPIPRRTR, encoded by the exons ATGTCTGGATTCCACTCCACGTGTGAGCTGTTGATTGTCCATTCTAGCGAGGCTCAGGAATGGGCAATGTATCTGCAAAAAATCTTGAAGTCTTCACGGAAGTTTCCCAAGAGGTCTATCGTATTGTATGCAGTTGACTGTGCTGATCAGCTACATGGATGTGACCTCAACATTTTCCATAATAGTAAATGCATTGTGCTGCTACTGACAGCCGCATTCCTAGACATTCTAGATGACCCTGAAGTCCTGGCCACTTTTCAGAGACTCCTACACCCTCCACACAGAGTGGTGGCGCTGTTGTGTGGAATATCAGAGGATGACATATCGACTGAATGGTTTGAGGACTGGCAGAGCTGGAGAAAACTTTATCCTGAAGATGAACCTGCTCTCTACATCTCCACCATTCTACAATCCATTGCTGACA GTAATACAGAAGAGGCTGGACATGATGTGgaagctatggcaacaacagaagCAAAAATCCCTGTGGTCCAGAACCCCAAAGCTGAGGGGACAGAGGATGAGTCAGTGACAGAACCAGAGTGTGTCCAGGATGAAAGTGACAATGTGAGAACAGAGGTCCACCCAAGCCAGGCAACGAGCCCCACAAATCCCGCCTGCCTCACTGTACAACCAAACAGAGTTCTATGTGGG GACCATGCAACTATTTTCATAATCTTTTCAAATAAACTGGACAACCAATTGAAAATGGAGGTGGAGTTTTCCTCTAAAGATTCAGCTGCAAAACGGGTTTTAGGGATTTTGGAGAATGAATACACCATCAGTGTTAATGCGCCTG ATATGCCAGCAGGAGAGGTGTCACTCACTCTGCATGGCAACGACTCACCAGTCTGTTTGAGTCCTGTAACATACTACACAGCCATGGGAGAAGTCAGTCGTTACCTTGAACTTGCAGCTGCTCCCATGGACTTTATGTGTCAG GCATTCAATATCACATCCAATGCCACAGAGTCACTTGACAATATGCTGACAGACTCGTTAAAAGGCAGGATTCCTGCAAGTGGAATTCATGTGTTTGGAATCAGACAGATTGAGAAAGACAATATGGCTGCAT ATCAGCGAAAGCAGGAGCTTCCCACTCTGCTTCATTTTGCTGCAAAGTATGGGCTGAAGAAGCTTACGACAGTCCTGCTACAGTGTCCAGGTGCCTTGCAGGCCTACAGCGTGATGAATAAGAATGGAGACTACCCAAATACACTGGCAGAGAGGAGCGGCTTCTCTGACCTGAGACAGTTCATGGACGACTTTGTG GAGACGGCTGACATGCTGAAGTCTCATATCAAAGAGTCCATCTCGGCTGAAGAAGATGAGGATGTGTACGAGTCCACTTCCAACTCCTCTCGAGATATCATCATGAAATATTCCCTAAACCCTGGGTGCCAAGAAGACATCTATGAGTCAATGATGGGGTTAAGCCCAGACTACATGGAAGACCTAT ATGAGGACATGGAGAAGGCATTAGGAGAGTCGCATAACCCAGAAGAAATCATACTTAGAAAATTCTTTCAAG GGAAACCTGATGCAGGTGTGGCCCAAGTTGGGGAGCATACAGCTAATGAAGAGGTGGAAGAACCAGAGGGGTTTGAGGAGGAAGACCCTTACAACATGTGTGCTCAAGATCAAATCTATGACACGGTGGACGAGAATGTGACCTATATCCCAGACATTTTAAACCGTCCACCAGCTCCAATTCCGAGACCTGTAACGTTTTCAGAGCCTGAGGAGTCCAAGACCTACATCTCAAGAG TGTTTTCGGGAAATGAAGAATCAAATCCGCAGAGGAACCTCAGAGAAGTCCCATCAAACACAG TGAGGCCTGTGAGTGACAGAGGGGCCACCTCCTCTTCCCATGACCCCTATGCTGGAATGAAGACCCCAGGCCAGAGGCAGCTCATAGCCTTGCAGGAGAAAGTGAAGGTGGGGGTCCTGAGTGTGGATGATGCTGTGCAGGAATTCAAGACCTGGCAGTTGGACCAGGATAGGAGATCTCAGTCTCTGCGCTATCAACAG GAAAATCTGAAAAGATTACGAGACAGCATTTCCAGACGccataaagagagggagaagattgGGAAGGAGATTG GTCTGGAGATAAGCGCCCCTTTGCAGAGGAACATTAACTGGGGCTCGAACATGGCTGTGGAGTGTTCTGTGTATGAACCTGCCCCACAGGTCATGACCGAAACCCCTCCTGTGGCCCAGCCAATCCAGAGAAGCACTTGGAAGACTGGCAGTACCTCCAGCACATCCA GTAGTGGCAGTAACAGACTCAGCACACATAGTAACATGAGCTACAGCAGTGGAACTGAGCCTGAGTTTGAG GACACAGTTGACttcatccctcttcctccacGACCCCCAAGGATCGCTGAGTCCGCACCTCTACTTCCTCCCCCCAGAATCCCACCACGACTCCCTGACCG
- the pik3ap1 gene encoding phosphoinositide 3-kinase adapter protein 1 isoform X1 yields MQLFSNFTMDRVVSSSETAMSGFHSTCELLIVHSSEAQEWAMYLQKILKSSRKFPKRSIVLYAVDCADQLHGCDLNIFHNSKCIVLLLTAAFLDILDDPEVLATFQRLLHPPHRVVALLCGISEDDISTEWFEDWQSWRKLYPEDEPALYISTILQSIADSNTEEAGHDVEAMATTEAKIPVVQNPKAEGTEDESVTEPECVQDESDNVRTEVHPSQATSPTNPACLTVQPNRVLCGDHATIFIIFSNKLDNQLKMEVEFSSKDSAAKRVLGILENEYTISVNAPDMPAGEVSLTLHGNDSPVCLSPVTYYTAMGEVSRYLELAAAPMDFMCQAFNITSNATESLDNMLTDSLKGRIPASGIHVFGIRQIEKDNMAAYQRKQELPTLLHFAAKYGLKKLTTVLLQCPGALQAYSVMNKNGDYPNTLAERSGFSDLRQFMDDFVETADMLKSHIKESISAEEDEDVYESTSNSSRDIIMKYSLNPGCQEDIYESMMGLSPDYMEDLYEDMEKALGESHNPEEIILRKFFQGKPDAGVAQVGEHTANEEVEEPEGFEEEDPYNMCAQDQIYDTVDENVTYIPDILNRPPAPIPRPVTFSEPEESKTYISRVFSGNEESNPQRNLREVPSNTVRPVSDRGATSSSHDPYAGMKTPGQRQLIALQEKVKVGVLSVDDAVQEFKTWQLDQDRRSQSLRYQQENLKRLRDSISRRHKEREKIGKEIGLEISAPLQRNINWGSNMAVECSVYEPAPQVMTETPPVAQPIQRSTWKTGSTSSTSSSGSNRLSTHSNMSYSSGTEPEFEDTVDFIPLPPRPPRIAESAPLLPPPRIPPRLPDRASESLLLEHYTSCPSRALPKTPTQRTTFPPPIPRRTR; encoded by the exons ATGCAACTGTTCTCAAACTTCACAATGGATAGAGTTGTCTCGTCTTCAGAAACGG CAATGTCTGGATTCCACTCCACGTGTGAGCTGTTGATTGTCCATTCTAGCGAGGCTCAGGAATGGGCAATGTATCTGCAAAAAATCTTGAAGTCTTCACGGAAGTTTCCCAAGAGGTCTATCGTATTGTATGCAGTTGACTGTGCTGATCAGCTACATGGATGTGACCTCAACATTTTCCATAATAGTAAATGCATTGTGCTGCTACTGACAGCCGCATTCCTAGACATTCTAGATGACCCTGAAGTCCTGGCCACTTTTCAGAGACTCCTACACCCTCCACACAGAGTGGTGGCGCTGTTGTGTGGAATATCAGAGGATGACATATCGACTGAATGGTTTGAGGACTGGCAGAGCTGGAGAAAACTTTATCCTGAAGATGAACCTGCTCTCTACATCTCCACCATTCTACAATCCATTGCTGACA GTAATACAGAAGAGGCTGGACATGATGTGgaagctatggcaacaacagaagCAAAAATCCCTGTGGTCCAGAACCCCAAAGCTGAGGGGACAGAGGATGAGTCAGTGACAGAACCAGAGTGTGTCCAGGATGAAAGTGACAATGTGAGAACAGAGGTCCACCCAAGCCAGGCAACGAGCCCCACAAATCCCGCCTGCCTCACTGTACAACCAAACAGAGTTCTATGTGGG GACCATGCAACTATTTTCATAATCTTTTCAAATAAACTGGACAACCAATTGAAAATGGAGGTGGAGTTTTCCTCTAAAGATTCAGCTGCAAAACGGGTTTTAGGGATTTTGGAGAATGAATACACCATCAGTGTTAATGCGCCTG ATATGCCAGCAGGAGAGGTGTCACTCACTCTGCATGGCAACGACTCACCAGTCTGTTTGAGTCCTGTAACATACTACACAGCCATGGGAGAAGTCAGTCGTTACCTTGAACTTGCAGCTGCTCCCATGGACTTTATGTGTCAG GCATTCAATATCACATCCAATGCCACAGAGTCACTTGACAATATGCTGACAGACTCGTTAAAAGGCAGGATTCCTGCAAGTGGAATTCATGTGTTTGGAATCAGACAGATTGAGAAAGACAATATGGCTGCAT ATCAGCGAAAGCAGGAGCTTCCCACTCTGCTTCATTTTGCTGCAAAGTATGGGCTGAAGAAGCTTACGACAGTCCTGCTACAGTGTCCAGGTGCCTTGCAGGCCTACAGCGTGATGAATAAGAATGGAGACTACCCAAATACACTGGCAGAGAGGAGCGGCTTCTCTGACCTGAGACAGTTCATGGACGACTTTGTG GAGACGGCTGACATGCTGAAGTCTCATATCAAAGAGTCCATCTCGGCTGAAGAAGATGAGGATGTGTACGAGTCCACTTCCAACTCCTCTCGAGATATCATCATGAAATATTCCCTAAACCCTGGGTGCCAAGAAGACATCTATGAGTCAATGATGGGGTTAAGCCCAGACTACATGGAAGACCTAT ATGAGGACATGGAGAAGGCATTAGGAGAGTCGCATAACCCAGAAGAAATCATACTTAGAAAATTCTTTCAAG GGAAACCTGATGCAGGTGTGGCCCAAGTTGGGGAGCATACAGCTAATGAAGAGGTGGAAGAACCAGAGGGGTTTGAGGAGGAAGACCCTTACAACATGTGTGCTCAAGATCAAATCTATGACACGGTGGACGAGAATGTGACCTATATCCCAGACATTTTAAACCGTCCACCAGCTCCAATTCCGAGACCTGTAACGTTTTCAGAGCCTGAGGAGTCCAAGACCTACATCTCAAGAG TGTTTTCGGGAAATGAAGAATCAAATCCGCAGAGGAACCTCAGAGAAGTCCCATCAAACACAG TGAGGCCTGTGAGTGACAGAGGGGCCACCTCCTCTTCCCATGACCCCTATGCTGGAATGAAGACCCCAGGCCAGAGGCAGCTCATAGCCTTGCAGGAGAAAGTGAAGGTGGGGGTCCTGAGTGTGGATGATGCTGTGCAGGAATTCAAGACCTGGCAGTTGGACCAGGATAGGAGATCTCAGTCTCTGCGCTATCAACAG GAAAATCTGAAAAGATTACGAGACAGCATTTCCAGACGccataaagagagggagaagattgGGAAGGAGATTG GTCTGGAGATAAGCGCCCCTTTGCAGAGGAACATTAACTGGGGCTCGAACATGGCTGTGGAGTGTTCTGTGTATGAACCTGCCCCACAGGTCATGACCGAAACCCCTCCTGTGGCCCAGCCAATCCAGAGAAGCACTTGGAAGACTGGCAGTACCTCCAGCACATCCA GTAGTGGCAGTAACAGACTCAGCACACATAGTAACATGAGCTACAGCAGTGGAACTGAGCCTGAGTTTGAG GACACAGTTGACttcatccctcttcctccacGACCCCCAAGGATCGCTGAGTCCGCACCTCTACTTCCTCCCCCCAGAATCCCACCACGACTCCCTGACCG